Below is a genomic region from Lepidochelys kempii isolate rLepKem1 chromosome 5, rLepKem1.hap2, whole genome shotgun sequence.
CACTTCCAAGAAGGTACCACTAGAAGGAAAAAACTCAgttgatgggggggaggggggtaaattTGTATCCTAAATACCTAGGGAAAGTCACCATTCCAAAACATTGGGCCTAAATCAGAATCTCACTGGAGACTCTGGGAAAAAcacaatgatttcagtgggagcagaactaGGCATTTTCTATGAAGATTAattgtttttgtatttatttatttaaaaaatgctgaCACCCGTCTCTTTAAAGGGCAGCCATGCCCAGAGATGTGACTAAAAATAGCACAGTCTTACTCAAATCTGCTACCTATGCACACTCTATCATGGCTGCCCATTCTAACCGTCTGCAATGCCTCGACCTATGTGATATTTCCTGTATATTTTTTTTATCCAGAAGAAATTAGTTATGTCACGTTAGGACAAAGACTAGGATTCAAAGATTCAGACAGGACTGCTCTACATCTTACAGTTTGTTCAGAATTCTGGAGCTAGGATTCTAATTATACCAATAGCAAAAACTTTATTATGGCTACATGATTCAAGTGAAAGATGTTATATAGGTACAAAGTAGGATTATTATTGTTTTGCACACTTTTGGTATTAGCACTTCTTTACAAAATTCTATGCTAAGCCTTATCAGGATTGCTGACATTAGGAGAAGAGGCTAAATATGCCCATTAATCTTCGTCTAAATAGTAAGAGAATATTTACTTTAGTGACATTTTCAGAGTTATCTGCAAAAGTGTAATGAATTGCAAGCAAGTAAATCAATAGCTACCATCATAGCACCTTTCAcatacatattttttctttttcaaagcactttgcacagTAAGGATAACCACATGGTGGAACTGAAGCAGACAGATTTGCCAGCTGTAGAATCAGAAATAAAACACAGATGATCAGCTCCATTTTCAGTACTTAAGACTAAAGCTACCCTGCCCCATAACAATGGAGAGTAATAGCTATATCattcgtttcagagtagcattgCTTCTTCATGCTAACAGAAGGGAATCTGGTTTGCCTTCTGAGCCAAGAGGTAAAGAGCAGAGTagctagtttttttgttttgttttaaagaaagggTGGGGACAAGCCTCTTAGGTGTTTGAATACCATATAAGGAAGATTTTGTATGTAAAGATAAAGGGCAAACATTTCTACGTATAGTTCTAATTTGAAAAATGggtatgtaaaaatggcaccatCTTATTCAACGTATTTGCCTTTTACATAGTCATATGTGCTTGCTTAAGTGACAAAAGTTTCTGTTTATTATTCCTGTTTGCACTGCTGAGCCAACAGTTCAGGGCATGCGAATCAACAATTATATTCCCTCTTTGTACATCAGCATGGTTAATCAATTTCAAGAAGTTACACCTGTGAAAATCCACTAGCGACATGAGGTTGCACAGATGTCATAAGCATAATTCTGTCATCAAAAAATGATGATTATTCTTAAAACAGAAAGACTGCAGCTTGCTCAAGTCCAGCTGAGTATTCAGGGCTGAGAGtccatttataaataaaattatgaGGGGTTTGCCATACCACACGATACAGAAATTGGAGACACCACAGTaccccacaatgccatttttatagAATCATTCTTCAGATTAGAGCTGCACTAATTTCTCTCAGAAAAAAGGTATACATCATGACTCTGTCCAGAGTTTTATGTTTTATCTTACGTTttagttgttttctttttttaaatcttagaTTCTAAACATGGTGAGAACAGCTCCACAAGTCAAGATGTGCCTGATATTAAGACCTTTCATGGAATGCCACAAGGGACTTACGATTATATTCCCCCTTCTGATATAGAAGGCTGGACAAAGACTGTTCATAACAAAGAACGCAAATGCTCTTCAGGGAAGTCAAATGGCTCAATTCTGAAAGTTAGCAATACCACAATGGAGTACCTTAGTAGTTCTTTGAGCACCAAACTAGTACCTGCAACATATATTCTTGTAGTTTTATTAGGTGTGCCATCAAATGCCATCACTCTGTGGATGCTGTTTTTCAGAATCAGATCTGTTTGTACTGCCATCTTCTATACAAATTTAGCCATATCAGATTTTCTATTCTGTATCATACTGCCATTCAAGATAGCATACCATCTCAATGGAAACAACTGGATATTTGGAGAAATAATGTGCCGAACTACGACTGCCATTTTCTATGGCAATATGTATTGCTCCATTCTACTCCTCATGTGCATCAGCATCAGTCGTTATGTGGCTATTGTTCATCCGTTCACCTACAAAAGTCTACCAAAGCGTACCTATGCAACACTAGTATGTGGCATTGTGTGGACAATTGTTTTCCTGTACATGCTGCCATTCTGCATAATGAAGCAAAGCTACTACTTGGAACAATTAAATATCTTTACCTGCCACGATGTACATAATGCTTGTGAAACTTTATCACCATTCCAATTCTACTACTTCATCTCTTTAGCAATCTTTGGATTTGTAATACCACTgaccattattattttttgttacatcTCAATTATTCAAACACTCAATACTTATGACCAGAAGTGGTTTTGGTATGTTAAAATAAGTCTCTTGATCCTTATGATTTTTGCCATTTGCTTCACACCAAGTAACATCATACTTATTGTCCATCATGTTAATTACTACTACAACAAAACAGATGGCTTGTATTTTTTCTATCTTATTGCTTTGTCTCTAAGCAGTTTAAACAGTTGCCTTGATCCATTCCTTTACTATCTGACATCCAAAATCAGAGAGCAATCCAATGTTTATCTCACAATGGTTAAAATATCCAGAGAAGAATGAGCTAAATTAAATgtccaacatttattattttgtgaCAGATATATACATGTCTGATAattcatcaaaataaaaaacacactCCTCAATTAACTATTGTTTTATAAATTCCAATTGgtcttttttaatgaaaaaagaaagaagcagTTCAAAAGCATCTTCTTAAGATTTACATGCTTCCAAATTTTATGTTAAAAAGACTTCTAAAAATACAGctttgccaactcttgcaattttaccACAAGTCTTGGTGCTGTTCTTGAAACCACTGCTCCTGATTCAGGTGAGaacctgttttcatttttaaaaaaatattaagtttctagccctcactgCTATGGAGAAAGGCCCAAATAGGTGAACCCTAAAAGCTCCaacagcagaaggcaaataagacTCAAATGGTATTTTTAACCCAGTATCactatttttgaaaactttgggTTGGCTACCCTGAAAATACCTAATACCACTAACTTATGATCAATGTGTAGCAATGCGGATTTCTATCTTGCCCTCTATAGAAACACTTTCACTTTTGAAGTGCAGTACGAAGAAAAGCGACTTATAGGCTGCAACTGTGTGCGAACTGGGCCACAGGTGGCCCACAGGTTGAGGACCACTGTACTGGAGTAATGAAAATCAGGTACAGTCCAACCTAATACTTGCAAATCAGACACTTGCTTTTAACCTCCACATCTCTTACTTAAAAGGATGACAATTAAATTGTAGGTAACATCTGCTTATATGAACAGGAGCTcttctgggtggggggaggggcaagggcgGTGAGTATGCTGCATTTTATTGAACTTTGGTTTTGCCAATAAAaggccaaataaaataaaaaatggctgAAGAAACTGAATATAGTCTTCTCTGTTTAAAAAGAAGACAACTTAAAATCACATCTGTCTAAAAATGTTTACCTGCCACTGTTACAAGCAACACCTAAAATTACTGTAATTTATGAGACTGAGTACATTGCGTTCTCAAATacgtacctttttaaaaaaaggtttcacTCTTTCCTTTGCAGTAATTAGTGATTTGGGTTGCTTTTTTGAGAGTTTTTCCACAGagcaaaaggagagaaaaagcaCATTTAAAGTAGCAGAGAAAGGACTtcaaaaagcaagaaaagaagatagggcttgtctacacttactgtggATCGATGCTATGGCAATCGATCCACCGgggtgtcgatttagcgggtctagtgaagacccattTAATTGACTGCCGATCACTGTCCTGTCGACTCCAATAGTCCACCAGAATGAGAAAcataaggtaagttgatgggagagtttctcgtgtagacactgcaataagtcgaactaagctacatcaactccagctatgttattcatgtagctagagttgtgtaacttaggttgacttaactccACAATGTAGATCTGCCCATAGAAGGGGGACAGTAGGTCAGCTGTAAGTACTTGAAAATTACATTCAGTGCCTTTTTAAGATGACTAAATTTTAAGCTGAATACTCTTAAAATTTCTTGTCCTGAACTACGATGAAGTTTTTAATCAGAATACCCCCATAATTTATAAGAATTGGGACAAGTGAAAGGTTTACTTCAAAAGCCAATACAACTTCCATAAAACATTAAGACCTGCCCTCATTGTAGTTACTGCAGATGG
It encodes:
- the F2RL2 gene encoding proteinase-activated receptor 3; translated protein: MKTLVLIITGLLSLSSSLQQRDSKHGENSSTSQDVPDIKTFHGMPQGTYDYIPPSDIEGWTKTVHNKERKCSSGKSNGSILKVSNTTMEYLSSSLSTKLVPATYILVVLLGVPSNAITLWMLFFRIRSVCTAIFYTNLAISDFLFCIILPFKIAYHLNGNNWIFGEIMCRTTTAIFYGNMYCSILLLMCISISRYVAIVHPFTYKSLPKRTYATLVCGIVWTIVFLYMLPFCIMKQSYYLEQLNIFTCHDVHNACETLSPFQFYYFISLAIFGFVIPLTIIIFCYISIIQTLNTYDQKWFWYVKISLLILMIFAICFTPSNIILIVHHVNYYYNKTDGLYFFYLIALSLSSLNSCLDPFLYYLTSKIREQSNVYLTMVKISREE